CAAAAAAGAACAGGTACTTATGCTGCATTTGTGTAAGCAGCAAATCCTATGGCTCAGGAATGTTCTCATTCAGAATTTAGCTCCTTAATTTGACGAATTCGCCATAGATGACCGGCAGTACTGCAATGGGTTGCTAAACAGGCTATTTGTTTGGATGCTAAGCAGTTTTAAATAATAACAAACCCGGATTTTTCAGTAGAAAAATCCGGGTTCGGTTCCTGTTTTATTAATGTTATAATGGATGCTTATCCATCATTGCATGCACCGGCGCCGATGCATTTCCCTTATTAGGCTGAGGTCTTACTATATTAAGTTTTTTAAACACCCATGTCTTGAGGCGGTCATTTAGCAAGTACATGACCGGCACAACCAGCAAAGTAATAAAGGTCGCGTAACTCAATCCAAAGACAATCGTCCATGCCAGCGGGCCCCAGAAGACTACATTTTCGCCACCCAGCCAGATATCAGGATTCAATGACGTAAATAGTCCATAAAAGTTGATGTTCAATCCAATCGCAAGCGGAATCATTCCGAGAATTGTTGCGGTAGCAGTGAGTACCACAGGCGTCATTCTGATTTTCGCTGCTTCTACCACGGCAGCTTTCACTTCAACTCCTTCCGAAATCAGCAGGTCAGTAAATTCCACAAGCAGAATCCCGTTTCTGACCACAATTCCCAGCAAGGCGACGACCCCAACTCCGGTCATTACCGCTGAAAAGTTCATGCCTGTGATGCCATATCCCAATAACACACCGATGATGCTGAAAAACACTTCTGCAAAAATGATAAGTGGTTTAGAAGCGGAATTGAATTGTGCAACAAGAATAATAATGATCAGGAAGAGCGAAACAATCCAGGCAATACCCATAAAGTTGATCGTTTCTTCCATATCCTGACTTGCACCGGTATATCCGATTGTGACATCTTCCGGCAACTGATAGTTTTCAAGTGCATCAGTTACCTGCCCCATAATTACGGGTTGCTGACTTTCGTATCCGGATAATAGATTTGAACCTAACGTTACCACTCGTTTCTGATCAATTCTCTTAATGCCTGAATAGGTGTTTGAATATTTGATTGTTGCAAACGCGCTCAAGGGTACCTGACGAACCTGGCCATTTGTTTGATCCATGAAAGTGATTTTCAAATCCTTGAGCTGATCAATATTCTTGCGCTGTGCTTCATCATACCTGATCACAATCGGAAAATCATCATTGCCTTCTTTATATTTACTTGCTTCCCAACCATAGATTGCGTTCCGCATTTCGAAGCCCACTGTTTGGGTAGAAATTCCTTCCCTGTTCATTCGCTCACGGTCAAGGTCAATGGTAATCTCCGGTTTATTAGCCTGAAGATCTGTTTTCAGTTCTTCAATTCCCGGGATATTTAATGAATCAAGGTATCTTTTGATACTGTTGGTGGTAGTCAGCAACTGGTCAAAATTATCTCCTGATATTTCGATGTTGATGGGTTTGCCTTGTGGTGGTCCGTTTTGTTCCGCGCCTACGGAAATTTGCGCACCGGGAATACCTTTCAGTGCTTCACGGAATTTTTCAGCATACACTTCCGACTTCCTGTTTCTGCGGTCAGCAGGTTCAATAAATGCCACCGACACTTTTGCTTTATTGGTACTTACGCTTTGATCAAATGGATCTTCACTTGCTCCGACAGCCACATTGGAGATCACCGATTTTACAATCGGATTTTTTTCTCCAATAACTTTATAGATTCTCTTTTCAACAATCTTAGCTACAGAATCTGTAGTTGCCTGATCAGTGCCTGCAGGCATTACCACATAGGCATAAAGGAAATTGGGGTCACCTGTCGGAAATTGTTCTAATCCCGGCTTGGTTACCATGAGTAATCCAATTGCCAGAATAAGTGTTGCAAAAATGGAAGAAAACAAAATCACAGGGTGTTTTAGTGTCCAGCGAAGAAAATTTGCATAACGTGCCTGAAAGGCGGGCCATCCTTTCTTCTGAAAACTACGCACCCAATGCACCAGCACCAACTGGTACAGCCAGTAAACCAGAACAAGTGCAATTAATATATTTCCCAGCAGCAGGTAGCCACTGATATCAAGAAGCAATCCGACTGCTGCCACAATGCCTGACCAGAGAATTTGCTTTCTTCTGTTTGGAAGTTCATTTTCATTATGAGGCCTCATAAAAGCAGAAGCGAAGACAGGGTTGATCAGATAAGCGACCAGCAAAGAAGCAGTGAGTGTGAGTATGAGCGTAACCGGAAGAGAATGCATAAAGGATCCGATTACACCAGGCCAGAATAACAAAGGAAAGAAAGGAGCCAGGGTTGTCATGGTTCCTGAAAACACAGGAGCAAATACTTCGCCTGCAGCATTTTTAGCTGCCAGCTTGATGGGCACTTTGCCATTGTTAAAAATGCGGTGTGTATTTTCAATTACTACAATCGCATCGTCTACCACTATTCCCAGACCTAACAAAAAGCCAAACAGTACGATTACATTCATGGTCATACCTAAAGCACTCAGTACGAGAAAAGCGATAAACATGGAAAGCGGAACGGACAGTCCAACAAACATCGCGTCGGTTGCACCCATAAAAAACATCAACACCAACGTGA
The genomic region above belongs to Chitinophagaceae bacterium and contains:
- a CDS encoding efflux RND transporter permease subunit; translation: MKDTFKEFKPSSWAIDNRTTIFILVAMLTIMGIRAYNSLPKELFPDVTMPTIYVATIYPGSAPTDIENLITKPLEKEIGAINGVNKITSSSVQDFSSIQVEFVSGTVLADANQKVKDAVDKAKNNLPNDLDPTWGPDVAKVEFSQIPIMQVNVSGDYDLASLKRYSELLQDKIEAFPEINRVDIIGAPEREIQINVDMYKMQAAQLSMFDIYSAINSENQIVSGGTIKLGDVRRSISVSGEFSSVNQIANLTVNNKSNDPIYLRDVAEIKDSFKEQESFARLDHKKVITLNVIKKSGANLIEASDHIHELVNDIQGKDIPKDVNLTITGDTSTTTRSQVADLINTIIIGFILVTLVLMFFMGATDAMFVGLSVPLSMFIAFLVLSALGMTMNVIVLFGFLLGLGIVVDDAIVVIENTHRIFNNGKVPIKLAAKNAAGEVFAPVFSGTMTTLAPFFPLLFWPGVIGSFMHSLPVTLILTLTASLLVAYLINPVFASAFMRPHNENELPNRRKQILWSGIVAAVGLLLDISGYLLLGNILIALVLVYWLYQLVLVHWVRSFQKKGWPAFQARYANFLRWTLKHPVILFSSIFATLILAIGLLMVTKPGLEQFPTGDPNFLYAYVVMPAGTDQATTDSVAKIVEKRIYKVIGEKNPIVKSVISNVAVGASEDPFDQSVSTNKAKVSVAFIEPADRRNRKSEVYAEKFREALKGIPGAQISVGAEQNGPPQGKPINIEISGDNFDQLLTTTNSIKRYLDSLNIPGIEELKTDLQANKPEITIDLDRERMNREGISTQTVGFEMRNAIYGWEASKYKEGNDDFPIVIRYDEAQRKNIDQLKDLKITFMDQTNGQVRQVPLSAFATIKYSNTYSGIKRIDQKRVVTLGSNLLSGYESQQPVIMGQVTDALENYQLPEDVTIGYTGASQDMEETINFMGIAWIVSLFLIIIILVAQFNSASKPLIIFAEVFFSIIGVLLGYGITGMNFSAVMTGVGVVALLGIVVRNGILLVEFTDLLISEGVEVKAAVVEAAKIRMTPVVLTATATILGMIPLAIGLNINFYGLFTSLNPDIWLGGENVVFWGPLAWTIVFGLSYATFITLLVVPVMYLLNDRLKTWVFKKLNIVRPQPNKGNASAPVHAMMDKHPL